In Myxococcus stipitatus, the following are encoded in one genomic region:
- a CDS encoding lysophospholipid acyltransferase family protein, whose translation MNALLSIWTWIEIGIVALVGFFVQLAIAIVTLPFDRTRYAVGRCFRMVGVTAAKLTPFWRFGVHGNVPKHVDANTVVVSNHESNADPFLISHLPWEMKWLGKASLFKVPVVGWMMGIAGDIPVHRGDRESATGAMARCKAWMKKGMPVMIFPEGTRSKTDELLPFKDGAFRLAIEQQADVLPLAVSGTRKALPKHSWRFSTSRGLVTVGTPISTKGMTLDDVEKLKDLAREQILALRATLQPLTRSGDASPEAPSAA comes from the coding sequence ATGAACGCACTGCTCTCCATCTGGACGTGGATTGAGATTGGCATCGTCGCGCTGGTTGGCTTCTTCGTGCAGCTGGCCATCGCCATCGTCACGCTGCCCTTCGACCGGACGCGCTACGCCGTCGGGCGCTGTTTCCGCATGGTGGGGGTCACCGCCGCGAAGCTGACCCCGTTCTGGCGCTTCGGGGTGCATGGCAATGTGCCCAAGCACGTGGATGCCAACACGGTGGTGGTGAGCAACCACGAGTCCAACGCGGACCCGTTCCTCATCTCCCACCTCCCATGGGAGATGAAGTGGCTGGGCAAGGCGAGCCTCTTCAAGGTCCCCGTGGTGGGGTGGATGATGGGCATCGCCGGCGACATCCCGGTGCACCGGGGAGACCGCGAGTCCGCCACGGGCGCCATGGCGCGCTGCAAGGCGTGGATGAAGAAGGGGATGCCGGTGATGATCTTCCCCGAGGGCACCCGCTCCAAGACGGACGAGCTGCTGCCCTTCAAGGACGGCGCCTTTCGGCTGGCCATCGAGCAGCAGGCGGATGTGCTGCCGCTGGCCGTGAGTGGGACGCGCAAGGCGCTGCCGAAGCACTCGTGGCGGTTCTCCACCTCGCGGGGCCTGGTGACGGTGGGCACGCCCATCTCCACCAAGGGAATGACCCTGGACGACGTGGAGAAGCTCAAGGACCTGGCGCGCGAGCAGATTCTCGCGCTGCGCGCCACGCTCCAGCCGCTCACCCGGAGCGGTGATGCTTCACCGGAGGCTCCCAGCGCCGCGTAG
- a CDS encoding exodeoxyribonuclease III: MRVVSWNVNGLRSAHGKGFLPWLSSARAQVVGVQEVRARADQLPDEVRTPSRWKTHFNPAERPGYSGVGLFSRQEPDEMETRLGVPEMDAEGRLQLARFGKLTVANVYFPNGNGKDRDLSRIPFKLDFYRRLFSALEKPLRDGGRVLVMGDFNTAHQDIDLARPRENRETSGFRPEEREELDRWLRAGWVDTFRHFQKDGGHYSWWSQRFGVREKNIGWRIDYVLASPGAMAYVKRAAIHPDVSGSDHCPVSVDLDPAVR; encoded by the coding sequence GTGCGAGTGGTTTCTTGGAACGTGAATGGCCTGAGGTCGGCCCATGGCAAGGGCTTCCTGCCGTGGTTGTCGAGCGCCCGGGCCCAGGTGGTGGGAGTGCAGGAGGTGCGAGCGCGCGCCGACCAGCTCCCCGACGAGGTGCGGACCCCGTCCCGGTGGAAGACGCACTTCAATCCCGCGGAGCGCCCCGGCTACAGCGGGGTGGGCCTGTTCTCCCGGCAGGAGCCGGATGAGATGGAGACCCGCCTGGGCGTCCCGGAGATGGACGCGGAGGGGCGGCTCCAACTGGCCCGCTTCGGCAAGCTCACGGTGGCCAACGTCTACTTCCCCAACGGCAACGGGAAGGACCGGGACCTGAGCCGCATCCCCTTCAAGCTCGACTTCTACCGGCGCCTGTTCTCCGCGCTGGAGAAGCCGCTGCGCGACGGAGGTCGGGTGCTGGTGATGGGCGACTTCAACACGGCGCATCAGGACATCGACCTGGCGCGGCCCCGGGAGAACCGCGAGACGAGCGGCTTCCGCCCGGAGGAGCGCGAGGAGCTGGACCGGTGGCTCCGCGCGGGGTGGGTCGACACCTTCCGGCACTTCCAGAAGGACGGCGGCCACTACTCCTGGTGGAGCCAGCGTTTTGGCGTGAGGGAGAAGAACATCGGCTGGCGCATCGACTATGTCCTGGCGTCCCCGGGGGCCATGGCCTACGTCAAGCGCGCCGCCATCCACCCCGACGTGTCGGGTTCGGACCACTGCCCGGTGAGCGTGGACCTGGACCCGGCGGTCCGTTGA